The following proteins are encoded in a genomic region of Diadema setosum chromosome 10, eeDiaSeto1, whole genome shotgun sequence:
- the LOC140234051 gene encoding acyl-protein thioesterase 1-like has protein sequence MFSLSSPVTRLSLRLQSLVSLTSILVQPISCLHSSKTHPPLPGPTYNCQTPSAAGGVTDKGGSCPVGPHGHSTGPISSRYMCGNSYSSMASSNSAAVIPSGAHTATVIFLHGLGDQGHGWKEFFEMIKQPHIKYIFPHASIMPVTLNAGMQMPSWFDIFSLGAGGKEDDAGIKKASDMVKTMIEEEEKGGISSDRIVIGGFSQGGAVALYTALTVDKALAGVVSLSGWMPLHKTFKTDGVVKKSLPVLQCHGTADMVVPFTLGQMTQVFLQSQLDNLEFKKFDGLGHSSSDQEMSKVSEFLQKALP, from the exons ATGTTTAGCCTGTCCTCTCCCGTCACCAGACTGTCGCTTAGGTTACAGTCCTTGGTCAGTCTCACTTCCATCCTCGTTCAGCCAATCAGCTGCTTGCATTCCTCCAAGACGCACCCACCACTACCTGGCCCCACCTACAATTGTCAAACACCATCAGCAGCAGGAGGGGTAACAGACAAAGGAGGCAGTTGTCCAGTAGGGCCACACGGGCATTCAACTGGGCCAATCAGCAGTCGGTACATGTGCGGCAACTCGTACTCCAGTATGGCGTCTTCCAACTCCGCTGCCGTTATTCCATCAGGTGCTCACACCGCCACA GTGATCTTTCTACATGGTTTAGGTGATCAGGG ACATGGCTGGAAGGAGTTCTTTGAAATGATAAAACAGCCGCACATCAAATATATTTTCCCCCATGC ATCCATTATGCCAGTAACCCTGAATGCAGGAATGCAAATGCCGTCGTGGTTCGACATCTTCTCGCTCGGTGCTGGCGGCAAGGAGGACGACGCCGGGATCAAGAAGGCTTCTGACATGG TGAAGACCATGattgaggaggaggagaagggagGAATATCATCAGATCGCATCGTTATAGGAGGCTTCTCTCAAGGGGGCGCTGTTGCACTCTACACGGCCCTTACGGTAGACAAGGCACTGGCTGGAGTCGTCAGCTTGAGCGGATGGATGCCACTGCACAAAACTTTTAAG ACGGACGGAGTGGTGAAAAAATCGTTACCCGTCCTGCAGTGCCACGGGACGGCAGACATGGTGGTCCCATTCACACTTGGGCAGATGACACAGGTCTTCCTACAGTCGCAACTGGACAACTTGGAGTTCAAGAAGTTTGACGGTCTTGGACATAGCTCTAGTGACCAG GAAATGAGCAAGGTTTCGGAATTCCTGCAGAAAGCGTTGCCTTAG